The stretch of DNA GTGGCATTTCCACGGCACCGCTTCGGCGCACATGATGGCGGCTCGTCGCTCCGTTGCCGAGAGGAGCAGCCGGTCCAACGCGGCGGCGAATTCGGGCGAAGCCATGTGGTCCGCATAGCCGCGGAAGCCCGCGCTCTCCCAGCCCGTGTTCCGGCTGTCCGGCCGTGGCTTGCGGTAGCCTCCCAGGTCCACGAGGTGTTCGTATCCGACGCCGTGCGCCAGTAGCTCTCGCCCGAGGAACGCGGCCGTGGCCCACGGCGCCCGGGTGGACGTCGGGAAGTGGCGGACGTCGACGAGCAACTGGATCCGGTGTCCCTCGAGGAGCGAGAGGAATTCCGCGAACGTTCGCGTGGAATGTCCGATCGTGCAAATCGCCCCCGTGGCCGGCCCGAACATCGCGA from Thermoplasmata archaeon encodes:
- a CDS encoding DUF488 domain-containing protein; translation: MFGPATGAICTIGHSTRTFAEFLSLLEGHRIQLLVDVRHFPTSTRAPWATAAFLGRELLAHGVGYEHLVDLGGYRKPRPDSRNTGWESAGFRGYADHMASPEFAAALDRLLLSATERRAAIMCAEAVPWKCHRSLLSDALLARGARVTHILGPHATQPHRLTKFAKVREGRVSYPSAVGKVFKAPSR